AGCGTTACATGAAGATGCATTTAGCGGGGAAGACAGAGCAAGCCAAGGCTGACCTTGCCCGGCTGGCGATCATCCGAAAACAGCGGGAAGAGGCtgccaggaagaaggaagaagagaggaaaggtaAGTCTGAGCCACTGGCGTGGCAGCCTGACCCTGGCTTTGGATGGAGTGAAGCCCTGTACTTCGATGTCTTGCTGTGAGGTGGGTTTGGGCCAGATTGCTcaggaggctgtgtgtgtgtgtgtgtttctgtcagATGGAGGTGGGCGTTCCTGCCTGCCACCTCCCAGGATTCTGGAAGGGTCCAGCAGCAGGAGAATTGAATCTCAGCAGAGCAATGTCCACAGCATTTGAGGGAGGCCTCAGAATGCACCTACTTTGGAGGCTAGAAGGTTCCACTAAGTCTCTGGTGCCTTGTATAGCCAGGAGACCTGCTTGGCATCACCATTGTATGTCTCAGGGGCTTGGGAGGGTGTGGtgggctgggcttcccagatgaaaTCTGGCCCAGGTGTCCCTGTTCCCCATGCCTTCCTTCCAGTGGGGCCGAAGGTGGTAGGGTTCTTCCAGGCCAGGTTGGCTGTGAGGAATTGGTCTGGTTTAAAGGAGTGTTTGTCTCAGGACCTTCTGGCCTTGTGCACTCCTTTCTCCATCTGTGGGGGAGCCATGAGTGTTGGGAATCTTGCTGTCCTGCATTCTAGAGGCCAAGAgatgccccggagaaggcaatggcaccccactccagtactcttgcctggaaaatcccatggacggaggagcctggtaggctgtagtccatggggtcgcgaagagtcggacatgactgagcgacttcactttcacttttcactttcatgcattggagaaggaaatggcaacccactccagtgttcttgccaggagaatcccagggacaggggagcctggtgggctgccgtctatgggatcgcacagagtcggacacaactgaagtgacttagcagcagcagcagcagagatgccCCAGGGCATTATCACCACGTTGGAGATACCAGGTGGTCTCAGCTGCCCATCAGTCGCTTGATTCACAAACCCCAAGCAGGAAAGGGCTGTGTGTGTGACTGCTTGAATGTTGCTGATTTCAGACTTCAGAAGCCACAGGGAGAGGTTGGAATTACAGAGTTCTGGGAGCAGGCTAAGAAGAGTTTCTATCTGCCCAGTAGATGCATGTTGGTGGGCCTTTGTGGAGGGGGGTAACCACCCAAACTCAGCAAGAATGTCTGGACACGTGGGTCCAGTGGCTTCCATGGGAGGGCGTCAGGCAGGGCCCTTCTTGGTCTCTTCCTCATCTGCCAGCTGAGCCAGTTGCACAGACTGTTCTCTGAGGCCTCCTGAACCTACATTTCGCTGATTCTGGGGTGTGCGGGGCTGTGTGTGTGGAAGGGTGGTTTCGTCTTTTTGTGACTCTCTCTCTTCCTATTTCTCAGCAAAAGATGATGCGACCTTGTCAGGAAAACGAATGCAGTCTCTCTCCCTGAACAAGTAGAACCTGTGCGAGGAGAGACCAGGGAACTGGGCCGTGCTGCCAGGACCTCTGCTGCGTCTCACCCGCCCTGTGCCCTGGCGCCGCTGCAGCAGCCCCTCGTGGCGAGGAGCCCCCCATGGCCTGGGACCTCCTCTTCATCTTGGCACGGAAATCGTTTGGGGGGATGGTGGGtgggggggctgggggaggggcagctgcTATCTTTGAGACAGAAAGATGCAGGACAGCATTTCATATGTAACCATTCAAATGTTTTGGCTGTTTTTAGAATTCAGAACCCTTGTTGGGGGGTACCTGGGAGGTAGGTTAAGAGGAGCTTCCGTTTGTCTGGTAGATTGCGGGGCAGGGGGCAGCTGGGGCTGCAGTAGGGGCTGACAAGTTTGTGATGGCCtgtctgcccacccctccccggTCTGTGTTCCCTGGGTGCTCACTCAGAGAGGCTGGCAGCTGGCAGCCCGTGCCCATGGGTCCCTGAGGGTCACGGCTCATCCCGGCCAGTCCCCTCTGACAGATGcttcccctgcccctcccaccccactccctgccccctaCTCTGGCCAGGCCCTCGCCTGTTCGTAACCTTGCCCACAGATCACTTCGAGAAACCTGTTTACTGTGCGGCACCCAGGCACAACACGCTCTACAAATCCAACTTGTATATTTGGCAAATTAAACTTGACATTATCGTAATCCTGGTTCTGTGGTCGCTCTTGGGGGCCCCCATGCCTGAGCTGTTTTCACCCAGCAGGACCCAGTGTCCCTCTCAGACCCACCCCACGGGGTTCCAGTGCCACCAGTCCTGGGTACAGGGACTGGACCCCGGGCATCCGAGCCAGGAAGGACCACAGGATACAGGAACCACCCGTCTCTTCTTTAACCACCCAGGGACCTTAAGCCAGAGGGGCCGGGGCCTGCGCGCAGGTTTGAGTCCTGTCCTCCTGGTGTCCCCTGGTGGTGCCAGCCCCAGGATTTCAGTGCTGGGAGGAAGCGACCCAACACCCAGCACTACTGCTTGGCCTTACTTGTTACTACCTCGTTCGCGGGGGGTGGCGGTCGGGAAACCCAGGCTTGGCTCAGTCACGTGGGTTCCGCCACAGTGCCTATCTTACTATGCGGCCAGCCCTCTGGAAGGGGCGCCACTTCCCAAACAGCAGCCTCCTGAGTGGTGAACAGGTGCCAGGCACAGGTTTGCTCAAGAATAATGGGGagctggggggcttcccaggtggtgcagtggtaaagaacctggttGCCAAGGtgggagatgccagagatgcaggtctGATTGCTGGGTGGGAagggcctctggagaaggaaatagcagccgcattcagtcctcttgcctgaaacatcccatggacaggggagccgtCCATGGACAgggttaccatccatggggtcacagagtcagatgcggCTGATCACACAGGCACATGGGGAACCATATCGCCtgatttttatttcctgatttaaaaaatcCGTGGGTGTCCTCCAACTCCAGAGGTTATTCTGAGAACAGAGAGGCCCCAGGACAGTGGGAGAGAAGCCACCTTTAGGTACCATTTTTCCTGTAAATGTGGGCCTAGTTCACCGTTAGAAGATCTATTGATGTAACGCATTACCTAGACTAAAAACCATGTGATTTAAAAAACCCAGTAAAATAGGTCCTAAAAAAATGAGCAGTTATTAGAAACCAACCTCAAACATCAAATAGAGAAACAGTAATTTCCTTTAAAGCCCAGAACCAGCCCAGAGTGTACAGTCACCACTCTTGGCATCTGACTGCTGAGTGAGTGACCCTGGCAGCTCCCAAGCTGGACTGCGCCGGGAAGCAACCACAGGGGAGCCGCCTCTGTGTGAAGATCAGCTGTGCTGGCAAACGGCAGGAAGCTACCAGTGCCCTGCCCAGACTGACCCCTCCTCCAGACACACAGGCCAGCGTGTCTACAGTTGCGTTTTTATTACCTTCATGTTCTGAAGCAGTTCATGACCACGAGTGCTTTGAGAACAGTTTTTACAATTAAAgcatttcttcaagaaaaagacAATCGTTCCTTCCAGAGCCAAGAAGCAGCCTCCCGTCCCTCCCCTCCTGCGGGAACAGCCCCGGTGGGGACCCCACCCGGTACCCTAGAAACTCAGCAAAGCGGCCTCAGCCTCCCCGACCCGCTTCTTCAGCCTGGGCCAAGGGCAGCACACTGCTCGCAGGTCATACAATCTTGAGGTCCTTCAGGGCAGACTCCAGGCTCTGGGAGGAGACAAGCAGGACAGACAGGTTGGTTCTCAGCTGTCCTGTAgacaccccaccaccacccgcAGGGACCTGGTGCCAGACACAGAACCTGGCCTTTGGGGTCAGGcgatctgggtttgaatcccagccctGAAGGAAGGTGCTGCAGAGGGTGCCAAGGGGTCCTCACTCCACTGAGGGGCCCTTCTGCAGGGACGAAGGGCTGGAGTGTCCAGGTGGCTGCCAGGGAGAAGGTGGGGGGTAGGGGGCCCGCCCCGGGGACCtggggggaggcaggggtggagggcaggCCTCACCTTCACGTCCCAGATGCTCATGCCGCCGTCCATGCCGGTGGTGCAAAACTGCGAGCACTTGGCCTTTCCCCCACTCAGCACCGAGATCTGGCTGCAAAGAGAAGGAGGGCTTTACAGATCCcaccctgccctccaggagcccCCCGACTGCTGGGGGAGCCCGCTTCTGTGAGGTGTGTGCGCCCAGCTGGGAAGGATCACAGAGGACAGGGCTCCCGAGTCTGCTCTAGGGGCAAGCAGCAGCCTGTGTGCAAGGGACACAGGGCGGCGTGGGCAGGGGACGTGCGCCCAGGGAGTCAGTGACAACACGGTGTTGTTGATGAGAAGCAGCCAaaggtggggctgggaggaggcggGGCTAGTTCCAGAGAGCCTTGGAAGGCAGGCAAAGCGGTCTGGTCTGAAGACATGGGAGCCGGCGGCCACAGGAGGGCTTAACAGACAAGGGTCAAGGCCTGGCCGTGCTCTCTCATCTGCCACGGGTCGGACACCCACGGCTGGCAGGATTCAGGGTCTCTCGCTCCGATCCCACCTAGCTCTTCGAGGAGACCGCTGCCACACTCTCCATTCCGCGCCTCCCCGCCAGGTTCTACCCCCAGAGCCGCTGAGGCTCAGGCCCCGCCCGCTAGGAGTCCGTGGGTCGCTGCCCGGCCACCCCCCAGACCCGCACACCCGGCCCTGCGACAGTCCCACACCGTCCCGGGGCCGCAGAGGGAGGCTGCCTGCTCGCCCACCGCCTCATACTAGTCCCGCTGCCGGAAAAGACGGACCCGCCTTCCTAAGTGGACCcgcccccaggccccgcccccacctgACGCTGTTCTTGTGCAGCGAGTCCAGGCCGGCGCCCGCCGCCGCGCTGCCCTCAGAGCTCGCCTTCTTGTCGAGGTTCTGGAAGCGCTCGCGGGCCGTGAGGCCGCGCTGCGAGCTCTGCTTGGGCACGTCCAGCCGCCCACCGAAGCTCAGCTTCCCCGCGGCGCTGTCGTAGGTGAAGAGCACCGGGAAGCAGTCGTGGCCCTGCGGCGAAGGGCAGGGCGGGGTGCCACTGGAGCGCTGGCCAGGGCAGGCGCAGCGCCCCCATTTTCCTCTAGGGGAACCCCAGGCCCTGGGGGAGGTGCAAGGCTAAGGCACCCCTGGCCACCAATCCAGGGGGAGCCGGAGGCAGGGCGTGGGTGTAGCGCCAGGCAGCCGATGCCCGCTCAGGGACCCCGGGTATAGTAACAGGGGCCAGATGTTGGGGCTGAGCACCTAGGAGCGGCCCCCTCTGCCCGCAAGGCCAGCATCCGGTTGAGAAAGCTGGTCTGGGACTCCCCTGGGAGGCCAGAAGCCCCGCTCCATCCAGTCACATGTGCTCTGGGGGAGACACGGGACCCTTCCCTAGGCAAAGTGGGCCTGATCCCTCCGGGACCCCAGTAAGTTTGCTGAGGCCTGAAGAGAGACTTGACAGAGCTGGGcaggagggatggaggaagagTGGCACCTTTCTGGACACACGGTAGGACCCccacctgcccctgcccaccACAAACACCCATTCTTTGAGTGCGGTGTGGCCCTGTCATTTCCATTGGccaataaaatgtaaaagcagGAAGGTCTGGCCCAGGGCATATCTCCCCACTTCCCCTGTCTCCAGATGGGAGACAGAGCCCCGCTCCCAGCACCCAGACCGAACAAAGTGAGCAAGAAGCAAACATTTCCCGTGTTAGGCCACTGCAGTTGGTGCCATTGGAAATTTTTGTTGTCACCCCAGTGTAACCCCACCTATTCCGCATAGAGATatagatggacggatggatggatgggagggagggagggaggcaggagaggcacGAGCGGGGACAAATTGAGGGCTGCCTGGGCATCTTGGGGCCCCTGGGAGACCTGCTGTCACCAGCCCCTCTCCCAGGCCCCCTCCTTACTGCTGCCACCAGACTGCTCTCCGTGATGAAGGTGACGGCCAGCAGCGGCAGCGTTTCAGAGGCCAGAGTCGCGACGCTGAGAGAGAGAGCGCAATGTCAGCCACGCTGGCTCCTGGTTCTCGGTGCCGGGGCGCACCCCAACTCGGGTGACCCGTACTCACGCCATCTTCTTGTCAGCATCAGCCAGGCACACGGTGCTGTCGTGGCTGACCCAGGCTACACGACTGCCGTTGGCCGAGAAGCAGACGCCATGCACCCAGCCGCAGCTACTGCTGGACTCGAACATCAGCTCCCCGAACGGCATCTTGGAGCCCCACGGGGTGGGTGCTGGCCGCTCCTCCACCTCCTTGATGTAGGCTGAGAAGATCCTGCCGGGAGAGGCAGAAAAGGGGATGGATGGGATCTGAGAGGGACCCAAGAAGGACCCCCCACTGCCCCGCTCTCCCAAACTGGCCTGTTGAGGCCAGAGCACCTAGCTGAGTTTGTGGGTACCCGAGCTGGCTTTTCATGACCTGCGCCTTCACGCTTGGAGAAGTCTGGGCCTCAGTGCCCACTTGTGCAATGGAGTGGGGCCAGGATGTCTCCCAGCTCCAAGTCCTGGGAGCTCTCAGGACCATATCCGCTCCGTGCCCGGAGCCTCTGGTGCCTGCTGTAGCCTCACGGCCCAGGGGCGATTCAGAAACGCAGGCCA
This genomic interval from Bos mutus isolate GX-2022 chromosome 25, NWIPB_WYAK_1.1, whole genome shotgun sequence contains the following:
- the ARPC1B gene encoding actin-related protein 2/3 complex subunit 1B; translation: MAYHSFLVEPISCHAWNKDRTQIAICPNNHEVHIYEKSGNKWVQVHELKEHNGQVTGIDWAPDTNRIVTCGTDRNAYVWTLKGRTWKPTLVILRINRAARCVRWAPNEQKFAVGSGSRVISICYFEQENDWWVCKHIKKPIRSTVLSLDWHPNSVLLAAGSCDFKCRIFSAYIKEVEERPAPTPWGSKMPFGELMFESSSSCGWVHGVCFSANGSRVAWVSHDSTVCLADADKKMAVATLASETLPLLAVTFITESSLVAAGHDCFPVLFTYDSAAGKLSFGGRLDVPKQSSQRGLTARERFQNLDKKASSEGSAAAGAGLDSLHKNSVSQISVLSGGKAKCSQFCTTGMDGGMSIWDVKSLESALKDLKIV